GTCTGTATACTTCCTCAATTCTTATCCCCTCACGATATTTTCAATGTCTCAATATTGAATAAATCAATATATAATTTGAACTACAACTCGTCGCTTTCATCCAAgcttttccaacaattgtacaacaagatcttcaccaacaatgacaacaacttcaaactCTCGTATAGTGACAAGCTCAATTGGAAACAATTGTTCCAGTTGCGCTGCTCGCTGAAACAGCAAGTCTATACTTGGGGATCATCGCAGTTTGGTAGATTAGGATACCTTGTAGATAAGATTGACCAGAACCATGtaacttcaagaagtctcGGATTCCGAGGTGTCCATACCCCGACTGCTATACCACAATCCGCAGGTCACATTGTCACTGATATTGTTGCCAGTGGATTTCAGTTCATTGTGCTTTCGTCTAGAAGCCAATTGGTTACCACGGGATTCTCCGATGCACCTGCAATTCTGCGCGAGTCAACTCCAGGTCCCATAGGAAGCAAAGATTACCAGGGGAATTTGATGGCGCTGAATCTGGCTGCTGTTCCCTTCACAGAAGTCGTGGGCTCTCGTAGAAGTATCAGAAGACCTGGCGTCATGCCAATGCCGGCCAATCGTTATGACCATGATGTCATAGAGACTCAGCCGGCCAGAACCCCAAGGGATACACCCATGAATCCAAATTTGACAAGACCACCAGATCAATTGACATTTCCGCCTGAATTGGGCTACAATAACGAAGATAATGAGACATCTAAAaagattgttgattctAATTTTTTGACGACTATAACTTTCCCTAATTACGAGCCCGACGCCTATCCCATTTCGATTTCCTGTGGAAGACAGCACTACATAGTTCTCGATAGCCACAACAGAATAGCTTCATGGGATACAGGGTGTAGGTCCAATGCAGCAGTCTTGCTTCGGTTCCCAGGCATTGATCCGAGTTTGCCCATATTGAAGATCTGCGCTGGTTGGAATCTTTCCTGTTGCTACATCTACGACGTTGGTTTGGTGATGTGGTATACTCGTAATGCGATAACGAAAGAACAGTATGAGGCTGGTGATCGCAATGTAGATGCACACTATGTAGTGATTCCGTACACCAAGCGGGATGTCGTAGACTTCACAGTGGGCTCGGACTTTGTGCTCTTTATCAAGAAATCAGATGGGAAATTGTACAAGTTTGGTATGAATGCGCAAGAACTAGCTACAAGAGATAGGCAAATTGGAGTCAGACCAGACGAGACACAAGAGGCAATAGAACCTGTCCCCAGCTTTAACAACTGGCTAGCCCGGACCAATTTGCAGAACGGCTCCTCAGCGGAGTTTACTCGCCTCAATTGCTGCTATACGAATTTTGTGGTATTCACCAACGACGACGACGTGCTTATTGGTGGTCGTAGCCATCTCGAAGATAGCTCGGAGGAATCGGAGAGCCCTCCGAAAATTATTCCCGAGctccagaaacagaacatCAAATCAGTCGAAATCGGCGACTACCATTTCCTAGCACTAACTACAGATGGCAATATACTTAGCTGGGGCCTAGAGTCCAGCAATTGTGGCTGTTTAGGATTGGGCGCCAAAGAGGAGTTTGTCCAGAATAACGGTCCCAGTGTTGTCAAAGACTTGGGCCCCAATAAGGGCATGGAAGTGTTGGTACCTACCCGTGTCAAGAATCCACCAATTCCGGGCAAGTGGGTCTCTATTGCAGCCAGTGGCTGGCACTCTGCCGGAGTTTATGTTGCAGAGTAAGGAGAAATATATAGGCTCAGCGTGCATTGGGGCAAATATAATAGACGGTCGTGAAGGCTGAGTAATTATATAATATATTTAGTTAAATTTAGCCAGATTATATAAAGAAATATATAAGTAGTCTATAGAAGACGAGCGAAGAGCTTGAAGATCAGAGCAAATAATTGATTTACACTGTACAAAATACCGAAACACAAACAACTACTCTTGAGCACAGGCTAGGCAGTTGCTATATACATTAATTATATACGAGGATACAACCCTGAACTGCACCGTATAAGCATTTATACGATGTATACAGAGAGTATCTAATTTTAAGCGATAGAGTCACTTCTTTGCCCTGCGCTACCACCTCGTTCACACCAGATCCAGGCaga
This Scheffersomyces stipitis CBS 6054 chromosome 3, complete sequence DNA region includes the following protein-coding sequences:
- a CDS encoding predicted protein; the protein is MTSFLDLDDDILVCILPQFLSPHDIFNVSILNKSIYNLNYNSSLSSKLFQQLYNKIFTNNDNNFKLSYSDKLNWKQLFQLRCSSKQQVYTWGSSQFGRLGYLVDKIDQNHVTSRSLGFRGVHTPTAIPQSAGHIVTDIVASGFQFIVLSSRSQLVTTGFSDAPAISRESTPGPIGSKDYQGNLMASNSAAVPFTEVVGSRRSIRRPGVMPMPANRYDHDVIETQPARTPRDTPMNPNLTRPPDQLTFPPELGYNNEDNETSKKIVDSNFLTTITFPNYEPDAYPISISCGRQHYIVLDSHNRIASWDTGCRSNAAVLLRFPGIDPSLPILKICAGWNLSCCYIYDVGLVMWYTRNAITKEQYEAGDRNVDAHYVVIPYTKRDVVDFTVGSDFVLFIKKSDGKLYKFGMNAQELATRDRQIGVRPDETQEAIEPVPSFNNWLARTNLQNGSSAEFTRLNCCYTNFVVFTNDDDVLIGGRSHLEDSSEESESPPKIIPELQKQNIKSVEIGDYHFLALTTDGNILSWGLESSNCGCLGLGAKEEFVQNNGPSVVKDLGPNKGMEVLVPTRVKNPPIPGKWVSIAASGWHSAGVYVAE